CGGCTCTTAATCCGGACAATCTGCTGGAAAAGGGCTATGCCCGTGTGAGTCTGAACAAAAGAGCAGTTAAAAGCGTTTTTGACGTCACTCTTCAAGATGAGCTTGAAATAAGACTCAAGGACGGGTATATTAACAGCTTCGTAACCGGTAGGAAAGTCTCGGAGGAAAAGGATGGATAGGATCCCGATCACTACTGAAGGGTATGCAACGCTTAAAAAAGAGTTGGAGCGGCTTAAGTCTGTGGACAGGAAAGAGATCGTGCTGGCAATCGAAGAGGCCAGAAGCCATGGCGACCTCAGTGAAAATGCCGAATACGATGCCGCCAAAGAGCGTCAGGGTATGATAGAAGCCCGCATTGCCGAACTGGAAAGCAAGATGGGCAGATTTCAGGTCATAGATACGTCTTCACTTTCAGGCGAGAAGATCGTTTTCGGAGCAACTGTCGTAATTGAAAATGTTGAAACATCCGAAAAGAAAAAATATAAGATCGTCGGTCCAGACGAGGCGAATATCTCAAAAGGAACCGTATCGATCATGTCGCCCCTCGCCCGTGCGCTGGTGAACAAAAAGGCCGGAGATGACGTTATAGTTCAGGCTCCCGGCGGCGATATCGAATACGAAATCATCGAAGTTCATTTTAATTAACGGATAAATGTTACTTTTCCCTCGTATCCCGTCTCTCTAAGTTGTATTATTGAATATATAAACCAAGGGAGACGGATATGAAGGGGTTTACAGCTTTAACCATTTCACTTATTTTCACTTTTTCAGCTTACAGCGCAGACAGTTTTGAAGACTATAAAAAGTCTGTCATGGGACAGTATAAGGCCTATGTCGATGAAATCGACAGGCAGTTCTCGGACTTTCTGAAACAGCAGTGGCAGGAATATAAAGGGCAGAAGCCTCAGAAGCCCTATGAAGACCCGAAACCTGTGAAACAGCCGGTGGCGAAACCGGAAACAAAGCCTGAACCTGTAAAGATTGTGCCTA
This genomic stretch from Seleniivibrio woodruffii harbors:
- the greA gene encoding transcription elongation factor GreA encodes the protein MDRIPITTEGYATLKKELERLKSVDRKEIVLAIEEARSHGDLSENAEYDAAKERQGMIEARIAELESKMGRFQVIDTSSLSGEKIVFGATVVIENVETSEKKKYKIVGPDEANISKGTVSIMSPLARALVNKKAGDDVIVQAPGGDIEYEIIEVHFN